In Vicingus serpentipes, the following are encoded in one genomic region:
- a CDS encoding sugar transferase, which yields MNKKLHALKYVALDVIAAAITWALFFIYRKSYVEPAKFGYEISISFDQNFYYALAVIPLFWLVLYFITGTYKNIYRKSRLKEFGQTFLISIIGTLILFFVVILDDEIASYKQYYKSYFTLFTYHFSITVIFRLILTTYTGIRIKNRKIGFNTLIIGANQNAVDLYKEITNQKHSSGNRLVGFTHVNDESEKFMLSDFLPHLGNCVNLRTTIETNQIEEVIIAVESSEHKSLGNIITVLEGLPVIIKIIPDMYDILSGSVKMSSIFGTPLIVITKEIMPQWQKIMKRIIDVVVSLIVLIVFSPLYLFTAIIVISTSKGPAFFSQERIGIHGKPFMIHKFRSMCEDAEKDGPALSSQKDMRITKFGRFMRKVRLDEIPQFYNVLIGDMSLVGPRPERQFFIDQIVKEAPHYNHLLKVTPGITSWGQVKYGYAENVDEMIERLKFDIIYIENMSLLVDFKILIYTVMIVVKGSGK from the coding sequence ATGAATAAAAAACTGCATGCATTAAAATATGTAGCATTAGATGTTATTGCAGCTGCTATCACTTGGGCTTTGTTTTTTATTTATCGAAAATCTTATGTAGAACCTGCAAAGTTCGGATATGAAATCTCAATTTCATTTGATCAAAACTTTTATTATGCTTTAGCGGTTATTCCTTTGTTTTGGTTAGTACTTTATTTTATTACAGGAACTTATAAAAATATATATCGAAAATCAAGATTAAAAGAATTTGGACAAACATTTTTAATCTCAATTATTGGAACTTTAATTTTGTTTTTTGTAGTTATTTTAGATGATGAGATAGCTTCTTATAAGCAATATTATAAATCATATTTTACTTTATTTACATATCATTTTTCAATTACAGTAATATTCAGGTTAATTCTAACTACCTATACTGGGATTAGGATTAAAAACAGAAAAATTGGATTCAATACTTTAATTATTGGTGCAAATCAAAATGCTGTTGATTTATATAAAGAAATAACAAATCAAAAACATTCTTCAGGAAATCGTTTAGTAGGCTTTACTCATGTAAATGATGAAAGTGAAAAGTTTATGCTTAGTGATTTTTTGCCTCATCTAGGTAATTGTGTAAATCTTAGAACAACTATCGAAACAAATCAAATAGAGGAAGTGATCATTGCAGTAGAATCTTCTGAACATAAAAGTTTAGGTAATATTATTACTGTTTTAGAAGGTTTGCCAGTTATTATTAAGATTATTCCTGATATGTATGATATACTTTCGGGATCAGTTAAAATGTCTTCAATTTTTGGAACCCCCTTAATTGTAATTACAAAAGAAATAATGCCTCAATGGCAAAAAATAATGAAGAGAATTATCGATGTGGTAGTTTCTTTAATTGTCTTAATAGTATTTTCTCCATTATATCTTTTTACGGCTATAATTGTTATTTCAACTTCTAAAGGACCTGCTTTTTTCTCTCAAGAACGCATAGGAATACATGGAAAACCTTTTATGATTCATAAATTTAGATCGATGTGTGAAGATGCTGAGAAAGATGGGCCAGCATTATCTAGCCAAAAGGATATGAGAATTACTAAGTTTGGACGTTTTATGCGTAAAGTCAGACTTGATGAAATTCCTCAATTTTATAATGTACTAATTGGCGATATGAGTTTGGTTGGACCTCGACCTGAAAGACAATTTTTTATTGATCAAATTGTAAAAGAAGCACCTCATTATAATCATTTACTGAAAGTTACTCCAGGAATAACTTCATGGGGGCAAGTTAAGTACGGTTATGCAGAGAATGTTGATGAAATGATTGAACGATTAAAATTTGATATCATTTACATTGAAAACATGTCTTTACTAGTTGATTTTAAAATATTAATCTATACTGTAATGATAGTTGTAAAAGGAAGTGGAAAATAG